CCGTCGCACCATAGACGATCGCATCGTAAGTGGTGACGTTCTGTGGTTGGTAACCCGCTTCGTAGGTGTCCAGTTCAGCGGTGGACATGACCTGATGCCACATTGCAAGGACCGCGCTGAGCTCTCGCATCTGTGCCGCGGTGAGGTTGCGGCCGGCAACGAACCAACTGGACAGCGCTCTGGTGCTGCCGGACGGGGTCCCGTTGTTGTTGGCTGCCAACAGGTACATCTCGTGCGCGGGCAAAGCCGCCGATACGGACGCGACATCGGCGACCAGGCAACCGTTGCGATAGGCTTGGAAGTTGTCAGAGTTGCCTCGCGAGACAGCGTTGAAAAACTGGCCGTCCCAATCCGCGGTGTTTCCGATGGCGGTAACGAGTGCGCCGCCGCAGCGCGCAGCCATTGTGTTTGTAGCGCTATTCCAGATACCAACGGTGATGCCGTTCGTGGAATCGTTGGCACCGATTTCAGAAGACGTGCCGGCAACAGCCCCGGGCGAGCAAGAGAAGACGCCAGCCGCGTGACTCGTCTGAGGGAGGCTGGAGCATTTCAGACCCGTCATGCGGAAGTAGCCGCCTCCGGAGGCCGCAACAGTGGTGTTGGCAACAAGCGTGACGTTGCCGACCTGCGTAAGGTCATACATGCCGGGGTTCTTGATGTTGATCCTTGACGCGGCGAGCGTCGGTCCGGCCTTGCCCAGGTGGACAAGACACGGCCAGACCGGATCGCTGACCGGAAAGTTCTTCAGCCGCCTGATGCCTCGGTTGAAGGTGCATTTGCGACGGCGCGTCATCGTCGTGCCGGCCGCAGCCCACGCGGCAGCAAGCGCCTCGGTCTCGGGCTCGAACGCGAAGTTCGGGAGGACGACGGGACCGCTGCCGCTCTTCGCTTTCCCGGAGGAATCGAGGTCGTCTTCACTCGGCTCGAGCTGCTCGATGCCGAAGGCTTGACCTCGCTCGCTCACAAGGAGAGCGGCCGCGCCGACTAGCCACTGCCTTCGGTTCAAAACGCACGGCCCCGCAAGGCTGAATATGCTTTCGAATTTGCCATTTGCGCCTTTTGCGAGCCGCCAGAACTTGCGATCATGTTACTCGTCGAGACTTACATCAGCCTTACGGTTGCAGCTTCGCGGACGCAAAGTGAGCGGTGTGGTCGGTGTGGCCTTCTTGGCGCCGCTAAATGGCCGGGCGTACGCCATTGATGAGCCGCTATCGGACGGTGGGTTCATCGTGGAGCCATCATTGGTGCGGGGTGCAACCAAATCGCTGCGCGTGTACTGACAGCCGCCAGCGTGAAAACCAGGGGGAACGGCAGGATCGATCAGGCGGTGACGCCGGCGAAAGGCTTGCCGCAGTTCATGGCTTGGGGAGAGGCGATGAACCATGCCATAGAGGGACGCCGGCTGCTCACCGCGATATTCGTGTGCGGGGGGCTCCGGACGTTGGCGCGAGCCTCGTCGACAGATGAGGCTCTGGACGGGTGAAGCGGATCGCGGATGAAGCTTTTCATTTTCGGGCTGGGATATTCGGCAACATACGTCGCGCGGAGGCTCGCGGCCGGTGGCGTGGCAATCGCGGGAACGGTCCGCTCGCAGGCGAAGGCCGATTTGCTGTCCGGCGCGGGCTATGCGATGCGGTTGTTCGTAACCGACCAGCGTGATGCGGCGATTGCTCGCGAGCTTGCGGACAGCGACGCGGTGCTGGTCTCGGTGCCTCCGGGCGCACAGCAGGACCCTGTGCTTCAGATCTATCGCGACGATCTGGCGGCGGCCTCGCACCTGCGCTGGATCGGCTATCTGTCGACGGTCGGGGTCTATGGCGATCACGGTGGCGGATGGGTCGATGAAACGACGGTGCCGACGCCGATGAGCGAGGCCTCGCGCCGCCGGCTCGACGTGGAACGGCAGTGGCTGGACTTCGGCGACGCGCACCGCATTCCCGTCCACATCTTCCGCCTGGCGGGGATTTATGGCCCCGGTCGCAACCAGCTCGTTCAGCTCGCCGAAGGCAAGGCGCGACGGATCGTCAAGCCCGGGCACGTGTTCAACCGGATCCATGTCGAGGACATCGCCCAGATCGTCGAGGCGTCGCTCGGCCGGCCCCGCGCCGGCGCCATCTATAACGGAGCCGACAACGAGCCGGCTCCGCCGCAGGATGTGGTGGCATTTGCCGCCGAGCTCTGCGGCCTGCTGCCGCCACCGGACATCCCGTACGAGCGCGCGGAGTTGGCGCCGATGTCGCGAACCTTCTTCAGCGAATGCAAGCGGGTCCGCAACACGCTTCTGCGCGACGAGCTGGGCGTCGCGCTGCGGTATCCGACCTTTCGCGAGGGATTGACCGCCCTGCGCGCCGCCGGCGATGGTCCGAAGCCGCCGCCGGGCAAGTGAATCTCATTCGCCCGGAACGAGGCTTCCGATCGGCGGCCGCGCGAGGCGGCGATGCCTGCGGCGCGACAAATAGAGCAGGAGGCCCGTCACCGTGAAGAGCGGCATCAGCGCCGCGGCCAGCATGAAGGCGAGCTTGCCGGGCCATCCCAGGATGGCGCCGCGGTGGATGTCGAGCACGCCGGCGAGGATGCGCTCGCCGAACGTCTTGTTCGCGTAGAGGTCCGACGACACCAGGCGGCCGGTGACGGCATCGATGTGAAGTTCG
The DNA window shown above is from Bradyrhizobium sp. ISRA464 and carries:
- a CDS encoding SDR family oxidoreductase — its product is MKLFIFGLGYSATYVARRLAAGGVAIAGTVRSQAKADLLSGAGYAMRLFVTDQRDAAIARELADSDAVLVSVPPGAQQDPVLQIYRDDLAAASHLRWIGYLSTVGVYGDHGGGWVDETTVPTPMSEASRRRLDVERQWLDFGDAHRIPVHIFRLAGIYGPGRNQLVQLAEGKARRIVKPGHVFNRIHVEDIAQIVEASLGRPRAGAIYNGADNEPAPPQDVVAFAAELCGLLPPPDIPYERAELAPMSRTFFSECKRVRNTLLRDELGVALRYPTFREGLTALRAAGDGPKPPPGK